From a single Falco naumanni isolate bFalNau1 chromosome 17, bFalNau1.pat, whole genome shotgun sequence genomic region:
- the ELF3 gene encoding ETS-related transcription factor Elf-3 isoform X2, translating into MYQPDEVQPALDMLGHPGDDSTLGLSLPASQPLAQTTDKPEWFSELPYFWTKVQVLEWISYHVEKNKYDASSIDFSCCNMDGHALCHCTRDQMRLIFGPLGDELYDRLHEITSDELNWIIDLLEKEGATSQETFLDSSHLELGNPCDKDSLEDMKPTNPFLSTDFTCLPGAMSPGSSDVSGPVMSHSPNSQDSGGSDLDLDPVEAKLFPDDGFVGSKKGDSKHGKRKRGRPRKISKESRDCLESRKSKHSPRGTHLWEFIRDILIHPELNEGLMKWEDRREGVFKFLRSEAVAQLWGQKKKNSSMTYEKLSRAMRYYYKREILERVDGRRLVYKFGKNSSGWKEEEVLNRNKEL; encoded by the exons ATGTACCAGCCGGATGAGGTACAGCCAGCCTTGGACATGCTGGGACACCCTGGAGATGACAGCACCCTGGGGCTGAGCCTCCCTGCGAGCCAGCCCCTGGCACAGACCACAG ACAAGCCAGAGTGGTTCAGTGAGCTCCCGTACTTCTGGACCAAGGTGCAGGTGCTAGAGTGGATCAGCTACCATGTGGAGAAGAACAAGTACGACGCCAGCTCCATAGACTTCTCCTGCTGCAACATGGATGGGCACGCGCTCTGCCACTGCACCAGGGACCAGATGCGCCTCATCTTTGGGCCCCTGGGGGACGAGCTGTATGACCGCCTGCATGAGATCA CCTCCGACGAGCTGAACTGGATCATTGATTTGCTGGAAAAAGAGGGTGCAACTTCCCAAGAAACCTTCCTGGACTCCAGCCACCTGG AGCTGGGAAATCCCTGTGACAAGGACTCACTGGAGGACATGAAGCCCACAAACCCTTTCCTATCCACAGACTTCACCTGCTTGCCTGGTGCCATGTCCCCAGGCAGCTCCGATGTCTCAG GGCCTGTGATGTCCCACAGCCCCAACTCCCAGGACTCCGGTGGAAGTGACCTTGACCTCGACCCCGTGGAAGCAAAGCTCTTCCCTGAcg ATGGCTTTGTGGGGAGCAAGAAAGGGGACAGCAAACACGGCAAGCGGAAACGGGGACGGCCCCGAAAAATCAGCAAGGAGAGCAGAGACTGCCTGGAGAGCCGGAAGAGCAAGCACT cCCCAAGAGGTACCCACCTGTGGGAGTTTATCCGGGACATCCTGATCCACCCCGAGCTGAATGAGGGGCTGATGAAGTGGGAGGACCGGCGGGAGGGCGTCTTCAAGTTCCTGCGCTCAGAAGCAGtggctcagctctggggccagaagaagaaaaacagcagcatgaCCTATGAGAAGCTGAGCAGAGCCATGCG ATATTACTACAAACGAGAGATCCTGGAGCGAGTTGATGGGCGACGGCTGGTGTACAAGTTTGGGAAGAACTCCAGcggctggaaggaggaggaggtgctcaACAGGAACAAGGAGCTGTAG
- the ELF3 gene encoding ETS-related transcription factor Elf-3 isoform X1 yields MAGSCEISNIFSNYISAMYQPDEVQPALDMLGHPGDDSTLGLSLPASQPLAQTTDKPEWFSELPYFWTKVQVLEWISYHVEKNKYDASSIDFSCCNMDGHALCHCTRDQMRLIFGPLGDELYDRLHEITSDELNWIIDLLEKEGATSQETFLDSSHLELGNPCDKDSLEDMKPTNPFLSTDFTCLPGAMSPGSSDVSGPVMSHSPNSQDSGGSDLDLDPVEAKLFPDDGFVGSKKGDSKHGKRKRGRPRKISKESRDCLESRKSKHSPRGTHLWEFIRDILIHPELNEGLMKWEDRREGVFKFLRSEAVAQLWGQKKKNSSMTYEKLSRAMRYYYKREILERVDGRRLVYKFGKNSSGWKEEEVLNRNKEL; encoded by the exons ATGGCAGGATCTTGTGAGATCAGCAACATCTTCTCTAACTACATCAGTGCCATGTACCAGCCGGATGAGGTACAGCCAGCCTTGGACATGCTGGGACACCCTGGAGATGACAGCACCCTGGGGCTGAGCCTCCCTGCGAGCCAGCCCCTGGCACAGACCACAG ACAAGCCAGAGTGGTTCAGTGAGCTCCCGTACTTCTGGACCAAGGTGCAGGTGCTAGAGTGGATCAGCTACCATGTGGAGAAGAACAAGTACGACGCCAGCTCCATAGACTTCTCCTGCTGCAACATGGATGGGCACGCGCTCTGCCACTGCACCAGGGACCAGATGCGCCTCATCTTTGGGCCCCTGGGGGACGAGCTGTATGACCGCCTGCATGAGATCA CCTCCGACGAGCTGAACTGGATCATTGATTTGCTGGAAAAAGAGGGTGCAACTTCCCAAGAAACCTTCCTGGACTCCAGCCACCTGG AGCTGGGAAATCCCTGTGACAAGGACTCACTGGAGGACATGAAGCCCACAAACCCTTTCCTATCCACAGACTTCACCTGCTTGCCTGGTGCCATGTCCCCAGGCAGCTCCGATGTCTCAG GGCCTGTGATGTCCCACAGCCCCAACTCCCAGGACTCCGGTGGAAGTGACCTTGACCTCGACCCCGTGGAAGCAAAGCTCTTCCCTGAcg ATGGCTTTGTGGGGAGCAAGAAAGGGGACAGCAAACACGGCAAGCGGAAACGGGGACGGCCCCGAAAAATCAGCAAGGAGAGCAGAGACTGCCTGGAGAGCCGGAAGAGCAAGCACT cCCCAAGAGGTACCCACCTGTGGGAGTTTATCCGGGACATCCTGATCCACCCCGAGCTGAATGAGGGGCTGATGAAGTGGGAGGACCGGCGGGAGGGCGTCTTCAAGTTCCTGCGCTCAGAAGCAGtggctcagctctggggccagaagaagaaaaacagcagcatgaCCTATGAGAAGCTGAGCAGAGCCATGCG ATATTACTACAAACGAGAGATCCTGGAGCGAGTTGATGGGCGACGGCTGGTGTACAAGTTTGGGAAGAACTCCAGcggctggaaggaggaggaggtgctcaACAGGAACAAGGAGCTGTAG